The following proteins are co-located in the Camelina sativa cultivar DH55 chromosome 12, Cs, whole genome shotgun sequence genome:
- the LOC104731449 gene encoding F-box protein At4g22390-like — MAECPMDLINDLFLRLAAATLVRCRVLSKPCFSLIDSPDFVSSHLSRRLETGDHLMVLLRGPRILRTVELDAPENVSDIDHPLQAGGFTEVFGSLNGVVGLVNSPVDMALFNPSTRKIHRLPIEPLDFPERHITREYVFYGLGYDSVSDDFKVVRILQSKLKGGNDNFGYPVEIKVFSLKKNSWKRVYLLFEVQILFIYFYYDVLPRRGFGVVAKNHLHWILPRKQGLIAFNTIIRFDLASDDLGVLSFPQELYLEDNMDIGVLDGCVCLMCYNEFSHVDVWVLREYEDIESWTKMFTVPKPESVESFDFVRPLLYSKDRSKILMEINNAKNLMWFDLESKKILTTLGIECDSSFTADILVSSLVLGCQGDPTEAQRRKDQMMQKSNKRGGFLSKGFKLKL; from the exons ATGGCGGAGTGTCCGATGGATCTCATCAACGATCTCTTCCTCCGTCTCGCAGCAGCTACGCTCGTACGTTGTCGCGTCCTCTCGAAGCCATGCTTCTCTCTTATCGACAGTCCAGACTTCGTCTCGTCTCACCTCAGTCGCAGACTCGAAACAGGAGACCATCTCATGGTCTTACTCCGAGGACCTCGCATTCTACGCACGGTGGAGCTCGACGCGCCGGAGAACGTCTCCGACATCGACCACCCTCTGCAAGCCGGAGGTTTTACAGAggtttttggttctttgaaCGGTGTCGTCGGCTTAGTAAACTCTCCCGTAGACATGGCTCTGTTCAATCCGTCGACCAGGAAGATTCACCGGTTACCAATTGAGCCTCTTGATTTCCCAGAACGTCACATCACTCGTGAGTATGTGTTTTACGGTTTGGGTTATGATTCTGTGAGCGACGACTTCAAAGTTGTGAGGATTCTTCAGTCTAAGCTTAAAGGAGGCAATGACAATTTTGGTTACCCTGTTGAGATCAAAGTTTTCAGCTTGAAGAAGAATTCGTGGAAGAGGGTCTATCTTCtctttgaggttcagattcttttCATCTATTTCTATTACGATGTGTTGCCTCGCCGTGGATTTGGTGTTGTTGCTAAGAATCATCTTCACTGGATTTTGCCTCGGAAGCAAGGATTGATCGCTTTTAACACGATAATCAGATTTGATCTTGCCTCTGATGACCTTGGAGTCCTCAGTTTCCCACAGGAACTTTATCTAGAAGATAACATGGATATAGGTGTCTTAGATGGCTGCGTTTGTTTGATGTGTTACAATGAGTTTAGCCATGTTGATGTTTGGGTATTGAGGGAATATGAAGATATAGAATCTTGGACTAAGATGTTTACGGTGCCTAAACCAGAGAGTGTAGAATCTTTTGACTTCGTGAGACCTCTGCTCTATTCCAAGGACAGGAGCAAGATTCTGATGGAGATTAACAACGCCAAGAATCTCATGTGGTTTGATTTGGAAAGTAAAAAGATTCTTACAACTCTTGGAATAGAGTGTGATAGTTCATTCACCGCAGATATCCTCGTGAGTAGCCTTGTTTTGGGATGTCAAGGAGACCCTACTGAAGCTCAGCGCAGGAAAGATCAGATGATGCAGAAGAGTAATAAAAG GGGTGGATTTCTGTCCAAGGGATTCAAGTTGAAGTTATGA